The following coding sequences are from one Megachile rotundata isolate GNS110a chromosome 13, iyMegRotu1, whole genome shotgun sequence window:
- the LOC105661935 gene encoding uncharacterized protein LOC105661935 — protein MVSPRSAVCRVPSERSTGFSTLWIVPGKVSRGWTPRRRIVLVAGSARSSGSQLQEQSRHHRGGSRYNIPGPGHVKGQIISADHDAARHTTSCSTSNLPHDAEDSRKTPNSEHRASGRQHLPTASGLPSTSKDIPGAPVDYHHRPRHRQGPRIPVRRQESHHRGGGHHDIPGPGHAKGQIT, from the exons ATGGTTAGCCCTCGCTCCGCGGTATGCAGGGTACCGAGCGAACGGTCAACTGGCTTCTCTACCCTGTGGATAGTCCCGGGGAAGGTAAGCCGTGGCTGGACACCGCGTCGACGGATAGTCCTCGTCGCGGGGTCTGCCAGATCGTCGGGAAGTCAACTCCAGGAACAATCTcg cCATCACCGTGGAGGGAGCCGCTACAACATTCCAGGCCCTGGTCACGTCAAGGGACAGATCATCTCAGCCGACCACGATGCAGCCCGCCATACAACCAGCTGCTCCACCAGCAACCTGCCTCATGACGCCGAAGACTCCCGGAAGACGCCCAACAGTGAACATCGAGCTTCCGGACGGCAGCATCTTCCCACTGCCTCTGGGCTTCCGTCGACATCGAAAGATATCCCAGGGGCGCCGGTGGACTATCATCACCGACCCCGCCACCGGCAAGGTCCTCGAATTCCGGTCCGCCGCCAAG AAAGCCACCACCGTGGAGGGGGCCACCACGACATCCCAGGCCCCGGTCACGCCAAGGGACAGATCACCTGA